In a genomic window of Alkalihalobacillus sp. TS-13:
- a CDS encoding disulfide oxidoreductase translates to MNNKRVGIAWIISLTAFLGSLYFSEIAGFVPCEFCWYQRILMYPLAILLGIGWYIEDRKLPYYVLPFSVIGVGVSTFHYLHQKTEWFTQAVACTQGVPCSGAYINWFGFITIPFLALIAFISITVIMITILKKELNDEESL, encoded by the coding sequence ATGAATAACAAACGAGTCGGGATCGCCTGGATCATTTCTTTGACAGCATTTCTCGGTAGCCTCTATTTCAGTGAAATAGCTGGATTCGTCCCATGTGAATTTTGCTGGTATCAAAGGATTCTGATGTATCCATTAGCGATCCTCCTCGGAATCGGTTGGTACATCGAGGACAGGAAACTTCCATATTATGTCCTCCCATTCAGCGTAATCGGTGTAGGGGTCTCGACTTTTCATTATCTGCATCAAAAAACAGAATGGTTTACCCAGGCTGTTGCTTGTACACAGGGCGTCCCGTGCTCTGGAGCGTATATCAACTGGTTTGGATTCATCACGATCCCGTTCCTTGCGCTGATTGCTTTCATATCGATAACAGTCATCATGATCACCATTCTGAAAAAGGAATTAAATGATGAAGAGAGCCTTTAA
- a CDS encoding ABC transporter ATP-binding protein — protein sequence MEHVITVENLSKSYGDTHAVQNISFVVQKGEIFGIIGPNGAGKTTTIEMLEGIRKPDQGSIDVLGLQPHRQLRELNKRIGVQFQATSIQKKMKVREALDLFSSFYKTNTQKDYLIDLLGLKEKLNVRFEDLSGGWKQRVTLALATLHQPEILFLDEPSMGLDPHARREMWSMIKLLKEQGCTIVITTHYMEEAERLCDRVAMIYGGQLKALNTPQELLEEMAVNYLSFQSNGLEYDHLLTLPGVIRIENEHDTFKVYSETLQETTYHIFAHCHEKDIAIENFKFEKGTLDDLFVHYLEKEEQPA from the coding sequence ATGGAACATGTCATTACCGTAGAAAACCTATCAAAATCCTACGGAGATACCCATGCTGTACAGAATATCTCATTCGTTGTACAGAAAGGTGAAATTTTCGGGATCATCGGACCGAATGGTGCTGGTAAAACGACAACCATTGAAATGCTAGAAGGGATTCGAAAGCCAGATCAAGGTTCAATCGATGTTTTAGGATTACAACCACACCGTCAATTAAGGGAATTGAACAAGCGGATCGGAGTCCAGTTCCAGGCTACTTCGATTCAGAAAAAAATGAAGGTCAGAGAAGCACTCGACCTGTTTTCTTCTTTTTATAAAACAAACACACAGAAAGATTACCTGATCGATCTGCTTGGTTTGAAAGAGAAGTTGAATGTACGGTTTGAAGATCTTTCCGGCGGTTGGAAGCAACGGGTCACTTTGGCACTCGCTACTCTCCACCAGCCCGAGATTCTTTTCTTGGATGAACCGAGCATGGGGCTGGATCCACATGCCCGAAGAGAAATGTGGTCGATGATCAAGCTCTTGAAAGAACAAGGTTGTACAATCGTCATTACCACGCACTACATGGAAGAAGCTGAACGACTTTGCGATCGTGTTGCGATGATTTATGGCGGTCAATTGAAAGCATTGAATACACCCCAAGAACTTCTTGAAGAAATGGCAGTCAATTACCTTTCCTTCCAAAGTAATGGACTGGAGTACGATCATCTCCTCACCTTACCTGGTGTCATCCGTATTGAAAATGAACATGATACATTCAAAGTTTATAGTGAAACCTTACAAGAGACCACTTACCATATTTTCGCCCATTGTCATGAGAAGGATATTGCCATCGAAAACTTCAAGTTTGAAAAAGGGACGCTTGATGATCTCTTCGTCCACTATTTAGAGAAGGAGGAACAGCCGGCATGA
- the nfsA gene encoding oxygen-insensitive NADPH nitroreductase: MNETINTILNHRSIRVFKDEPLTDKQISLIVQSAQSAATSSYLQVYSIIGVKDPAKKKKLAELAGNQEYVEKNGYFFVFCADLHRHKLAVEMEGLSEKDIEETVESTEKFIVGTIDAALAAQNAVLAAESMGLGICYIGGLRNRLDEVVKVLNTPERVIPLFGLCVGVPDQNPGKKQRLPMENVYHVDEYQQDDELFKKQLASYNEDISAYYHERTQGKRSNSWTEIIAGKMTKPVRMYMKEFLKSIKIPLK; the protein is encoded by the coding sequence ATGAATGAAACAATCAATACAATTTTGAATCATCGGAGCATCCGTGTATTTAAAGATGAACCACTGACTGATAAACAGATCTCTCTTATCGTCCAAAGCGCACAATCGGCAGCAACCTCAAGTTATCTGCAGGTCTATTCGATCATCGGCGTTAAGGATCCTGCTAAGAAAAAGAAACTGGCTGAATTGGCGGGGAATCAAGAATACGTCGAAAAGAACGGTTATTTCTTCGTGTTTTGTGCAGATCTGCATCGTCATAAATTAGCTGTAGAGATGGAAGGCTTATCGGAAAAAGATATTGAAGAAACAGTGGAATCCACCGAAAAATTCATAGTTGGTACGATTGATGCAGCACTTGCTGCTCAAAATGCTGTGCTTGCTGCAGAATCGATGGGGCTTGGCATCTGTTACATCGGGGGTCTCCGTAATCGCCTTGATGAAGTCGTAAAGGTGTTGAACACACCAGAAAGAGTCATACCCTTGTTTGGACTTTGTGTCGGGGTGCCCGACCAGAATCCTGGTAAAAAGCAACGCCTGCCGATGGAGAATGTCTACCATGTCGATGAATATCAGCAGGATGATGAACTGTTCAAAAAACAACTTGCTTCATACAATGAAGATATTTCAGCTTATTACCATGAGCGTACACAGGGTAAACGATCGAACTCATGGACCGAAATAATTGCTGGTAAAATGACGAAGCCGGTGAGAATGTACATGAAGGAGTTTTTGAAAAGCATCAAAATCCCATTGAAATGA
- a CDS encoding SDR family oxidoreductase yields MNRIALVTGVSRLKGIGAAACRALAESGNDIFFTYWTDYDQQMEWGIAADEPARLQAEIERYGVRCERIEMDLSQESNLPRLLEQVETTLGYPDILVNNACYSVNDTYATIEEENLDLHYAINVKAVTLLTSYFARGYQKGQGGRVISMTSGQSLEPMRHELSYAITKGAVEYLTKTLVPDLAEKGITINAVNPGPNDTGWVDEKLEKELLPKFPMGRIGTPKDAAQLIRFLASEEAGWITGQVIHSEGGFQRTT; encoded by the coding sequence ATGAATCGGATCGCTTTGGTGACAGGTGTGAGCCGTTTGAAAGGGATAGGAGCAGCAGCATGCAGGGCCCTCGCTGAGTCTGGGAACGATATCTTTTTTACGTACTGGACGGATTATGATCAACAGATGGAGTGGGGAATTGCTGCTGATGAACCTGCGCGCCTTCAAGCCGAGATTGAAAGGTATGGGGTACGGTGTGAACGGATTGAAATGGATTTGTCACAAGAATCCAACCTCCCTCGTTTATTGGAACAAGTTGAAACGACGTTAGGGTATCCGGATATCCTCGTCAACAATGCTTGTTACTCTGTGAACGATACCTACGCTACGATTGAGGAGGAAAACTTGGACCTGCATTATGCAATCAATGTGAAAGCAGTAACTTTATTGACTTCCTACTTTGCAAGAGGTTATCAAAAAGGACAAGGGGGTCGTGTGATTTCAATGACTTCTGGTCAGTCCCTTGAACCGATGCGACACGAACTTTCTTATGCAATTACAAAAGGTGCGGTGGAATATCTGACAAAAACACTTGTCCCTGATCTTGCGGAAAAAGGAATCACAATCAACGCTGTCAATCCCGGACCGAATGATACAGGATGGGTAGATGAAAAATTGGAGAAAGAACTCCTGCCGAAATTTCCAATGGGAAGGATCGGAACCCCAAAAGATGCAGCGCAATTGATCCGCTTCTTAGCAAGTGAAGAAGCGGGATGGATTACTGGGCAGGTCATCCACTCAGAAGGCGGTTTTCAACGCACAACTTAA
- a CDS encoding DMT family transporter, producing the protein MKKWAYVLIAIGAALWGLIAIFVEGLYEYGFTAIQVVAIRVIVAALILVVFVLIKNPRLLKVEWRDSIYFIGTGIFSIVFFNWCLFTAIQETSIAVAAILLYTAPAIVTILSRFLFQEWFTKRKLIALFMTLFGCTFVIGLLPGGSSSVSFFGVIVGLGSGLGYALYSIFGKYALAKYSSLTVTTYTFIFGSVAMIPTTGLWTKTSELQEPGVLLNAVGIGFLSTVIAYMLYTVGLQFVESSRASITATVEPVVATLVSVMLFHEQLTVWQVLGIFLVLSAVMIVQESKKVRMKQSLAQ; encoded by the coding sequence ATGAAAAAGTGGGCGTATGTATTGATAGCAATCGGTGCAGCGTTATGGGGGCTTATTGCGATATTTGTTGAAGGGCTATATGAGTATGGATTCACTGCAATTCAGGTGGTGGCAATTCGTGTAATCGTCGCAGCGTTGATCCTCGTTGTTTTTGTACTCATAAAAAATCCGAGACTCCTCAAAGTAGAATGGCGTGACAGCATATATTTCATTGGGACGGGAATATTCAGCATCGTTTTCTTTAACTGGTGCCTGTTTACCGCAATACAAGAGACATCGATTGCAGTTGCAGCTATTTTACTATATACAGCACCCGCAATCGTGACGATCCTTTCAAGATTTTTATTTCAAGAATGGTTTACAAAACGTAAGCTGATTGCGTTATTCATGACATTGTTCGGGTGTACATTTGTAATTGGATTGTTACCAGGTGGCTCAAGCTCAGTTTCATTTTTCGGTGTCATTGTAGGGCTTGGTTCTGGTTTGGGATACGCTCTCTATAGTATTTTTGGAAAATATGCACTCGCGAAGTATTCATCACTGACCGTCACGACATATACGTTCATTTTTGGTTCTGTAGCGATGATTCCTACAACTGGATTATGGACAAAAACGAGTGAGCTTCAAGAACCTGGTGTTCTACTGAATGCAGTTGGTATCGGTTTTTTATCGACAGTTATAGCCTATATGCTTTATACGGTTGGTCTGCAATTCGTCGAGTCAAGCCGTGCTTCGATTACAGCGACGGTTGAACCGGTCGTCGCAACACTTGTAAGCGTGATGCTTTTCCATGAACAACTTACGGTTTGGCAAGTGCTCGGAATCTTCCTGGTGCTTAGTGCTGTGATGATCGTACAAGAATCGAAAAAGGTAAGAATGAAGCAATCATTAGCACAATGA
- a CDS encoding flavodoxin family protein encodes MKILAIHGSSRPKGNTEQLTRKALQGLDATHIHLSDFTIQPIDDLRHEPGGFQPIEDDNDHIVKLILDHDILVFSTPVYWYGMSGMMKDLIDRFSQNMRDTRYDFKDSLSKKKAYVICCGGDNPKIKALPLIQQFNYIFEFVSLEFAGYIIGQANKPGEVANDIQAIQQAGELNKILIRSN; translated from the coding sequence ATGAAAATACTTGCAATTCATGGTAGTTCGAGACCGAAGGGGAATACAGAACAATTGACGAGAAAAGCCCTTCAAGGGTTAGATGCCACCCACATCCACTTGAGTGATTTCACAATCCAGCCGATTGATGATCTTCGTCATGAGCCCGGCGGATTTCAGCCTATTGAGGATGACAACGATCATATCGTCAAATTGATACTCGACCACGATATCCTCGTCTTTTCTACTCCTGTTTATTGGTACGGGATGTCTGGAATGATGAAGGATCTGATCGATCGTTTTTCTCAAAACATGCGGGATACCAGATATGATTTCAAGGATAGTCTAAGCAAAAAGAAAGCTTATGTGATCTGCTGTGGCGGAGATAACCCGAAGATCAAAGCATTGCCGCTCATCCAACAGTTCAACTACATCTTTGAGTTTGTGTCATTGGAATTTGCGGGCTATATCATCGGACAAGCGAATAAACCAGGCGAGGTCGCAAACGATATCCAAGCGATCCAACAAGCTGGTGAACTGAATAAGATTTTAATAAGGTCGAACTAA
- a CDS encoding sodium:solute symporter family protein — MANITKNRFFKQGIFAILVALVFLYLALTNPNIHWGGFISMIIFYALIYYIGAYSAAKKSDTVSDMMVAKRSLPLWIAMFTMAATWVGGGYIAGTAEYTYSSGIAWAQAPWGYALSLIIGGIFYARKMRSYEFMTMIDPLEMRFGKKVAGVLYIPALLGEIFWSGAILTALGTTFGTILGLDFKTSIIISAAIAIAYTVVGDMWSVAFTDVIQMSIVILGLFLVVPFALGNAGGLGSSWSMYTGEMGSLANLFPPLNGWEHPDWGNYYWNWWDYALLLIFGGIPWQVYFQRVLSANTPRTAMWLSIAAGFICIIAAIPAVLIGMAGFAVDWASMGVSEPENPAMILPYVLRYMTPPVIAAIGLGALAAAVMSSMDSSILSASSMASWNVYRPLIKPKASGEELKKVIKRTIIFVGVGATIIALSIKSVYALWYLAADLVYVILFPQLTMALFYKRATKYGSIAGIIVSFFLRLGGGEPVIGLPKFLPYPLVEDGIVLFPFRTLAMVVGFITIFIVSEFTQKASPPQPLLTPDERRRKSEGTVQ, encoded by the coding sequence GTGGCAAATATAACAAAGAATCGTTTTTTCAAACAGGGTATTTTTGCGATTCTAGTCGCACTTGTTTTCTTATATCTTGCACTGACTAACCCTAATATTCATTGGGGCGGCTTCATTTCCATGATTATTTTTTATGCGTTGATCTACTATATCGGCGCGTATTCGGCCGCAAAGAAATCGGATACCGTTTCTGATATGATGGTAGCGAAAAGATCCCTTCCTTTATGGATTGCCATGTTCACGATGGCAGCCACATGGGTCGGAGGCGGTTACATAGCTGGTACTGCAGAATACACCTATTCATCCGGTATCGCCTGGGCTCAGGCACCGTGGGGGTATGCCCTCAGCTTGATCATCGGTGGTATTTTCTACGCTCGTAAAATGAGAAGCTATGAATTCATGACGATGATTGATCCGCTTGAAATGCGTTTCGGTAAAAAAGTAGCTGGCGTTTTATACATTCCGGCACTATTAGGGGAAATCTTCTGGAGCGGTGCTATTTTGACAGCACTTGGAACCACTTTCGGGACGATCCTTGGTCTGGATTTTAAAACCTCGATCATCATTTCTGCGGCGATTGCAATTGCATACACGGTAGTTGGGGACATGTGGTCGGTCGCATTCACTGATGTCATCCAAATGAGCATCGTCATCCTCGGATTATTCCTCGTCGTACCTTTTGCTTTGGGTAATGCAGGAGGTTTGGGTTCTTCCTGGAGCATGTATACCGGAGAAATGGGTTCACTCGCGAATCTGTTCCCACCATTGAATGGTTGGGAGCACCCGGATTGGGGCAATTATTACTGGAACTGGTGGGACTATGCTCTGTTATTGATTTTTGGTGGAATCCCATGGCAGGTGTATTTTCAACGTGTGTTATCAGCTAACACACCGCGCACAGCCATGTGGTTATCAATTGCGGCTGGTTTCATTTGTATCATTGCAGCGATTCCGGCTGTGCTTATCGGTATGGCTGGATTTGCAGTAGATTGGGCAAGTATGGGTGTTTCAGAACCTGAAAATCCTGCGATGATCCTCCCTTATGTTTTACGATACATGACTCCGCCGGTCATTGCAGCTATCGGACTAGGGGCATTGGCTGCAGCAGTCATGTCATCAATGGATTCATCCATTCTTTCTGCTTCATCGATGGCCTCCTGGAACGTTTATCGTCCTTTGATAAAACCAAAAGCGTCTGGCGAGGAACTTAAAAAAGTGATAAAGCGAACAATCATCTTTGTTGGTGTCGGGGCAACCATCATTGCATTGAGTATTAAAAGTGTTTACGCGCTCTGGTACCTGGCTGCGGATCTCGTCTACGTCATCCTGTTTCCTCAGTTGACGATGGCGTTGTTTTATAAACGGGCTACCAAATATGGATCGATTGCAGGGATCATCGTCTCCTTCTTCTTAAGACTCGGCGGCGGGGAACCGGTCATCGGACTGCCGAAGTTTTTACCATATCCGTTAGTGGAAGATGGGATTGTCCTCTTCCCATTCCGGACCCTCGCGATGGTAGTCGGATTCATCACGATCTTTATTGTATCTGAATTCACACAGAAAGCATCTCCTCCTCAACCGCTTCTCACACCAGATGAGCGACGCAGGAAATCAGAAGGTACTGTCCAATAA
- a CDS encoding thioredoxin domain-containing protein, whose translation MAKKKKSVYKPPKRSNKGFIIVIASIFVLVAVLLIIISNQEGKQPESGSDGNNQEIDVTYEGQPTVGEEDAPVKIVEFFDFKCPHCAEFAEQVYPQIKADYLDTGKAQMTFINKPFMGADSFTAALVGEAVFAQKPDAYMEYYDLVLENQGNPNEAWASEEFLVSLVEKNMEDIDIEKLKTDMEDQAIREKVEQDRQESSAVESTPTILVNGKMVDLHYEDGIKPAIEAALEEANE comes from the coding sequence ATGGCTAAGAAAAAGAAATCAGTATACAAGCCACCTAAAAGAAGCAACAAAGGATTCATCATCGTTATTGCCAGCATCTTCGTATTGGTAGCTGTCCTATTGATTATCATCAGTAACCAGGAAGGTAAGCAGCCAGAGTCCGGAAGCGATGGAAATAATCAAGAAATTGATGTCACCTATGAAGGGCAGCCTACTGTCGGGGAAGAGGATGCTCCAGTCAAGATCGTAGAGTTTTTCGATTTCAAATGCCCGCACTGTGCAGAGTTTGCTGAACAGGTTTATCCGCAAATCAAAGCGGATTACCTTGATACAGGAAAAGCACAAATGACATTCATCAATAAACCGTTCATGGGAGCCGATTCCTTTACTGCTGCTTTAGTTGGTGAAGCAGTCTTTGCTCAAAAGCCTGATGCGTACATGGAATATTATGACCTTGTACTTGAAAATCAGGGCAATCCAAACGAGGCATGGGCAAGTGAGGAATTTCTCGTCAGTTTGGTTGAAAAGAATATGGAAGACATCGATATCGAAAAGTTGAAGACGGATATGGAAGACCAAGCTATCCGTGAAAAAGTGGAACAGGATCGTCAAGAAAGCAGTGCAGTTGAAAGTACTCCGACTATCCTCGTGAATGGAAAAATGGTTGATCTCCATTACGAAGATGGAATAAAGCCAGCGATTGAAGCGGCTTTGGAAGAAGCAAATGAATAA
- a CDS encoding ABC transporter permease — MTAMLKLADLETKMFFRDRLSVFWTFLFPVLMIWLFGSMFQGQEMGEMSFAELYVPSWIGVNIVTTSFFTLGTVLASYRETGVLRRYQSTPLQPWKILAAHTFQGTVIFMISAILLMVFGMLMYDLTVPQYIGSTLLALLVSILAFFPFALFLTSLAKNTQAAAAISSLFLNLMLFLSGATFPLEMMPEILQYVAKALPLYYTIQLLRGTWNVGPISDYGLEVGVLLGIAVVSLFLASRFFRWSGQ, encoded by the coding sequence ATGACAGCAATGCTCAAATTAGCAGACCTAGAAACAAAGATGTTTTTCCGGGATCGTTTAAGTGTTTTTTGGACCTTTCTATTCCCTGTGTTAATGATCTGGCTGTTCGGTTCGATGTTTCAGGGACAAGAGATGGGCGAGATGTCATTTGCGGAGCTCTATGTTCCTTCCTGGATCGGGGTCAACATCGTGACGACATCCTTTTTCACCTTAGGAACCGTACTGGCCAGTTACCGGGAAACAGGTGTCCTGCGACGCTATCAATCCACCCCTCTGCAACCGTGGAAAATTTTAGCCGCCCATACGTTTCAGGGAACCGTCATTTTTATGATATCTGCCATTTTATTGATGGTTTTCGGAATGCTGATGTATGACCTAACCGTGCCGCAGTATATCGGCAGTACTTTGCTTGCTTTGCTCGTGAGTATCTTGGCCTTTTTCCCATTTGCATTGTTTTTGACATCCCTTGCAAAAAACACGCAGGCAGCTGCAGCAATCAGTTCGCTATTCCTTAACCTTATGCTCTTCCTTTCCGGAGCGACCTTCCCATTGGAAATGATGCCTGAGATTTTGCAATATGTAGCGAAAGCACTGCCGCTTTACTATACGATCCAGCTATTGAGAGGAACATGGAATGTAGGACCGATCTCAGATTACGGTCTTGAAGTAGGAGTATTGCTGGGAATTGCGGTCGTATCCTTGTTTCTTGCATCCCGATTCTTCCGCTGGAGCGGGCAATAA
- a CDS encoding STAS domain-containing protein, with protein MSIRALAEKILFEKETIAEKTRTIFTEKTGLHLNEQVTNDHVLLAEFVASGLTAEDTTKLDDLMREWAERASENTLKENKQFEHSFERFQIFKNQIWIIIENQLDGESPTNKELFRILRKVELMIDKAGFEYVRAMVQNFETKVTDFEKTMKKDKQLIADLSVPIIPSIVPNTILVPIVGLLTNERFEILRQKLLNNIPEQNAESIVCDFTGAVIPENGEFHMGDLAHQIEQITKALSLMGVEIIYVGFSSRLVQEIVRSGVTIDAETFSTFRTGLKYLANQKKWQLDEQHLDEMEEDEAEKPVETLPPTPTIT; from the coding sequence ATGAGTATCAGAGCACTAGCCGAAAAAATTTTATTTGAAAAAGAAACCATAGCCGAGAAGACCCGTACGATTTTCACAGAAAAAACAGGACTTCATTTGAACGAACAAGTAACGAATGATCACGTTTTGCTCGCAGAGTTTGTTGCAAGTGGATTAACAGCCGAAGATACAACAAAGTTAGATGACTTGATGAGAGAATGGGCAGAGAGAGCCAGTGAGAATACACTTAAAGAAAACAAACAATTTGAACATTCCTTTGAACGGTTTCAGATTTTTAAAAATCAGATTTGGATCATCATCGAAAACCAATTGGATGGAGAATCGCCAACTAATAAAGAGCTATTCCGTATCCTTCGTAAGGTTGAGCTTATGATTGATAAAGCTGGATTTGAGTATGTCCGGGCAATGGTCCAAAACTTCGAAACCAAGGTGACTGATTTCGAAAAGACAATGAAGAAAGACAAACAACTTATAGCAGACTTATCTGTACCAATCATTCCATCAATTGTACCTAACACCATTTTGGTACCGATTGTCGGACTGCTTACGAATGAACGTTTTGAAATATTGAGGCAAAAGTTATTGAATAACATTCCTGAGCAAAATGCTGAATCGATTGTTTGTGACTTTACAGGAGCAGTCATTCCGGAAAACGGAGAGTTCCACATGGGTGATCTAGCTCACCAGATTGAACAGATTACGAAGGCGTTATCCTTGATGGGTGTAGAAATCATTTATGTCGGTTTTTCATCAAGACTCGTACAAGAAATCGTACGCTCTGGTGTCACGATTGATGCTGAAACATTCTCGACATTCAGAACGGGCTTGAAATATCTTGCGAACCAAAAGAAATGGCAACTTGACGAGCAGCATTTAGATGAAATGGAAGAGGACGAAGCTGAAAAACCAGTTGAAACACTTCCTCCCACGCCAACAATAACTTGA
- a CDS encoding ATP-dependent Clp protease ATP-binding subunit, whose amino-acid sequence MRCQKCQVNEANVRMTLHINGVTKQLRLCPSCYKEIQNDMKQPSGLGGFGHSPMGFNMEDFMAQKEPQAGQGAGSNKGQGGLLDDLGRNLTDAAKAGLIDPVIGRNQEVKRVIEILNRRNKNNPVLIGEPGVGKTAIAEGLALKIAEQDTPKKLLNKQVYLLDVSSLVANTGIRGQFEERMKQLISEVQQRKNVILFVDEIHLLVGAGSAEGSMDAGNILKPALARGELQLVGATTLKEYRQIEKDAALERRFQPVMVKEPTVDEAVEILKGLREKYEQYHDIRYTDEALIACVTLSQRYIQDRFLPDKAIDLMDEAGSKMNLKFAGNATSDDIEERLAAIAKEKEEATHQEDYERAAKLRDEELKLQEQTATSTEEKPEVKLEDVQWIVEEKTGIPVRKLQDEEQNKLKNFAESLGSSVIGQEEAVQKVAKAIRRSRAGLKSKARPIGSFLFVGPTGVGKTELTKTLAKELFGSKDAMLRLDMSEYMEKHSVSKLIGSPPGYVGHEEAGQLTERVRRNPYSIILLDEIEKAHPDVQHMFLQIMEDGRLTDSQGRTISFKDTVIIMTSNAGTGDKKIKVGFEKQGTEAISILENLGDYFKPEFLNRFDAIIQFNELNEEHLVQIVDLMLDDIREMVKEDGHEIEVTDEAKKQIVHLGYDPRFGARPIRRVLQEKVEDGIADLLLDDEELTKIKVDYIDEEIVVQKG is encoded by the coding sequence ATGCGTTGTCAAAAATGTCAAGTTAACGAAGCCAATGTAAGAATGACTCTTCACATAAATGGGGTAACGAAACAATTGCGTCTCTGCCCTTCATGCTATAAAGAAATCCAAAACGACATGAAGCAGCCAAGCGGTTTAGGTGGTTTCGGTCACAGTCCGATGGGCTTCAATATGGAAGATTTCATGGCACAAAAGGAACCTCAAGCAGGTCAAGGGGCTGGATCTAATAAAGGTCAAGGAGGTCTTCTTGATGATCTAGGTCGAAATCTAACAGATGCAGCTAAAGCTGGGTTGATTGATCCTGTCATCGGCCGGAATCAAGAAGTGAAACGGGTCATCGAAATCTTGAACCGTCGGAATAAAAACAACCCTGTGTTGATCGGTGAGCCAGGTGTAGGTAAGACAGCGATTGCAGAAGGTCTCGCATTGAAGATTGCTGAACAAGATACACCTAAGAAGCTTCTCAACAAGCAGGTTTATCTGTTGGATGTTTCATCACTTGTCGCGAATACAGGGATCCGCGGTCAATTTGAAGAGCGGATGAAACAGTTGATTTCAGAAGTTCAACAACGTAAAAACGTTATCCTTTTCGTAGATGAAATCCACTTGTTAGTAGGAGCAGGCTCAGCTGAAGGATCCATGGATGCAGGGAACATCCTGAAGCCAGCTCTTGCACGAGGAGAGCTACAACTAGTTGGTGCGACAACATTGAAGGAATATCGTCAAATCGAAAAGGATGCTGCACTCGAGCGTCGTTTCCAACCAGTCATGGTGAAAGAGCCGACTGTCGATGAAGCAGTCGAAATTTTAAAAGGATTGAGGGAAAAATACGAGCAGTATCACGATATCCGTTATACAGATGAAGCGTTGATTGCATGCGTAACTCTATCCCAGCGCTATATCCAGGATCGATTCTTGCCAGATAAAGCGATCGACCTCATGGATGAAGCCGGTTCAAAAATGAACTTGAAATTCGCTGGTAATGCAACTTCTGACGATATCGAAGAACGGCTTGCGGCAATTGCTAAGGAAAAAGAAGAAGCGACACATCAAGAAGATTACGAGCGTGCTGCTAAGCTCCGCGATGAAGAGTTGAAGCTGCAAGAACAGACAGCAACATCAACAGAAGAGAAACCAGAGGTTAAGCTTGAAGATGTGCAATGGATCGTCGAAGAGAAGACTGGTATTCCAGTGCGCAAGCTTCAGGATGAAGAACAGAACAAGTTGAAGAATTTCGCTGAAAGTCTTGGTTCAAGTGTCATCGGACAAGAAGAAGCGGTACAGAAGGTTGCAAAAGCAATCCGACGCAGTCGTGCAGGTTTGAAGTCGAAAGCCCGTCCGATCGGCTCATTCCTATTCGTAGGACCTACTGGTGTAGGTAAAACCGAATTGACGAAGACACTTGCGAAAGAATTGTTCGGTTCGAAGGATGCCATGCTCCGTCTTGACATGAGTGAGTACATGGAAAAACACTCTGTGTCGAAGTTGATCGGTTCGCCTCCGGGATATGTCGGCCATGAAGAAGCGGGGCAACTGACAGAGCGCGTGCGAAGAAATCCTTACAGTATCATTCTACTAGATGAGATTGAAAAAGCGCACCCGGATGTCCAGCACATGTTCCTTCAAATCATGGAAGATGGCCGACTCACTGATAGCCAAGGTCGCACAATCAGCTTTAAAGATACAGTCATCATCATGACAAGTAATGCGGGTACTGGAGATAAGAAAATCAAAGTCGGCTTCGAAAAGCAGGGCACTGAAGCGATTTCCATCCTTGAGAATCTTGGGGATTACTTCAAGCCGGAATTCTTGAACCGCTTTGATGCAATCATCCAGTTCAACGAATTGAATGAAGAACACCTTGTACAAATTGTTGATCTGATGCTGGATGATATCCGTGAAATGGTGAAGGAAGATGGTCATGAAATCGAGGTTACAGATGAAGCGAAGAAACAAATCGTCCACCTTGGTTATGATCCTCGATTCGGTGCCCGACCAATCCGAAGAGTCCTTCAAGAAAAAGTGGAAGATGGCATTGCAGATCTTCTGCTGGATGATGAAGAGCTCACAAAAATCAAAGTCGATTATATCGATGAGGAAATCGTGGTCCAAAAAGGATAA